From the genome of Segatella hominis, one region includes:
- a CDS encoding diacylglycerol/lipid kinase family protein, which produces MKKKIVFIMNPISGTSSKAAIPSLIESTLNKELFEYEIRMTERAGHASEIATEAKDNHVDIVVAVGGDGTINEVARSIVHSDTALGIIPCGSGNGLARHLLIPMNLRKSIEIINHCEIHDLDYGVINEYPFFCTCGMGFDAFVSMKFAESGKRGPISYAENILREGLKYQPETYTLEDETGTKQYKAFLISCANASQYGNNAYIAPQASMSDGLMDVIIMEPFDVLEAPQVSFDMFNKTLDKNSKIKSFRCKKLHITRSQPGVIHYDGDPVMSGTEIDVHLEEKGIKMIVNPYADKNARKPNAIQTAFTEFFNDLNAMRDDFNKQSKKVEALSKLVQRKLNI; this is translated from the coding sequence ATGAAGAAAAAGATAGTATTCATAATGAACCCTATTTCTGGCACCAGCAGCAAGGCTGCCATTCCAAGCCTGATAGAGTCAACATTGAACAAAGAGCTTTTCGAGTACGAGATTAGGATGACAGAAAGAGCTGGACATGCTTCGGAGATTGCCACCGAAGCAAAGGACAACCATGTGGATATCGTTGTGGCTGTAGGTGGCGACGGAACCATCAACGAAGTGGCTCGCTCCATCGTCCATTCTGATACTGCGTTAGGCATCATCCCTTGCGGTTCGGGCAACGGGCTGGCACGCCATCTCCTGATACCAATGAACTTGAGAAAAAGCATTGAGATCATCAATCATTGCGAAATTCATGACCTTGATTATGGAGTCATCAATGAATATCCTTTCTTCTGTACATGCGGCATGGGATTTGACGCCTTTGTCAGCATGAAATTTGCAGAAAGCGGAAAGCGTGGTCCTATCAGCTATGCTGAGAATATCCTCAGAGAAGGCTTGAAATACCAGCCAGAAACTTATACACTGGAGGACGAGACTGGTACGAAACAATACAAGGCTTTCCTGATTTCATGTGCCAATGCCTCCCAATACGGCAATAATGCATACATTGCCCCTCAAGCTTCCATGAGCGACGGACTGATGGACGTCATCATCATGGAACCTTTTGATGTACTCGAAGCTCCACAGGTTAGTTTCGACATGTTCAACAAGACTTTGGACAAGAACTCTAAGATAAAAAGTTTCCGTTGCAAGAAACTTCATATCACCCGAAGCCAACCGGGTGTCATCCACTATGATGGCGACCCAGTGATGTCGGGAACAGAAATTGACGTACATCTTGAAGAAAAAGGCATCAAGATGATAGTCAATCCATACGCTGACAAGAATGCCCGCAAGCCCAATGCCATCCAAACGGCATTTACAGAGTTCTTTAATGACCTGAATGCCATGCGTGATGACTTCAACAAGCAAAGCAAAAAAGTGGAGGCTTTAAGCAAACTTGTGCAGCGCAAACTGAATATTTAA
- a CDS encoding L-serine ammonia-lyase, translating into MKSLKELYRIGKGPSSSHTMGPQRAAKLFLQRCGNASSYEVTLYGSLAATGKGHMTDVAIEEVIQPYHSVKIIWEPQTFLSFHPNGMKFVGKDVDGDILDEWTVFSIGGGALSEGNGDQDELGAKDVYDLNKLGDIQNWCYENGRSYWEYVEKCEGPEIWDFLANIWKTMKEAIERGLEHEGVLPGPLKLPRKAANYYTKANGYRASLQSRGLVYAYALAVSEENASGGIIVTAPTCGACGVLPAVLYHMHKAHEMGEQRILRALATAGLVGNVVKQNASISGADVGCQGEVGVACAMASAAACQLFGGSPSQVEYAAEMGLEHHLGMTCDPVCGLVQIPCIERNAFAAARALDADLYASFSDGHHRVSFDRVVEVMRQTGHDLPSLYKETSEGGLAKGFKSKF; encoded by the coding sequence ATGAAATCATTAAAGGAATTATATAGAATCGGCAAGGGTCCTTCGAGCAGTCATACGATGGGACCTCAGCGTGCAGCAAAACTCTTTCTACAGCGTTGCGGTAATGCTTCTTCGTACGAAGTGACGCTTTACGGCAGTTTGGCTGCTACAGGAAAGGGACATATGACAGATGTGGCTATTGAGGAAGTTATCCAACCCTATCATTCTGTCAAAATCATCTGGGAACCTCAGACGTTTCTTTCTTTTCATCCCAACGGAATGAAATTTGTGGGAAAGGATGTTGATGGCGATATCCTGGATGAATGGACGGTGTTTAGTATTGGTGGAGGTGCGCTTTCTGAAGGCAATGGCGACCAGGATGAATTGGGTGCCAAGGATGTGTACGACCTGAATAAGTTGGGTGATATCCAGAACTGGTGCTACGAGAATGGTCGTTCGTATTGGGAATATGTAGAGAAGTGCGAGGGACCGGAAATCTGGGATTTCTTAGCTAACATCTGGAAAACGATGAAGGAGGCGATAGAAAGAGGACTGGAGCATGAAGGTGTGTTGCCAGGACCGCTGAAGTTGCCTCGCAAGGCTGCCAATTATTATACCAAGGCGAATGGTTATCGTGCTTCCTTGCAGAGTCGTGGACTTGTTTATGCTTATGCTTTAGCAGTCAGTGAAGAGAATGCATCTGGCGGTATTATCGTTACAGCTCCTACTTGTGGTGCCTGCGGCGTGTTGCCGGCTGTGCTTTATCACATGCATAAGGCGCATGAAATGGGTGAACAGCGTATTCTTCGTGCTTTGGCTACAGCTGGTCTTGTAGGAAATGTCGTTAAGCAGAATGCTTCCATCAGTGGTGCGGATGTCGGTTGTCAGGGTGAGGTAGGTGTAGCCTGCGCTATGGCTTCAGCTGCTGCCTGTCAACTTTTTGGTGGAAGTCCATCACAGGTAGAGTATGCTGCGGAAATGGGACTGGAGCATCACCTCGGTATGACCTGCGATCCTGTATGCGGTTTGGTTCAGATACCTTGTATCGAGCGCAATGCATTTGCTGCGGCACGTGCCTTGGATGCAGATCTGTATGCTTCCTTCTCCGACGGTCATCACCGTGTTTCATTTGATAGAGTAGTGGAGGTAATGCGACAGACAGGTCATGATCTCCCATCGCTCTATAAGGAAACTTCTGAGGGAGGATTGGCCAAAGGATTTAAGAGTAAGTTCTGA
- the spt gene encoding serine palmitoyltransferase, which yields MGQLQERYKNYREPQKYMAAGVYPYFREITSKQMTEVTDIDGHKILMFGSNAYQGLTNDQRVIDAAKAALDKYGSGCAGSRFLNGTLDLHVQLEKELAEFMGKDETLCFSTGFSVNQGVLACVVGRNDYVICDDRDHASIVDGRRLSFATQLHYKHNDMEDLERVLSKLPQEAIKLIVVDGVFSMEGDLANLPEIVKLKHKYNCSIMVDEAHGLGVFGKQGRGVCDHFGLTDEVDLIMGTFSKSLASIGGFIASDKDTINFLRHNCRTYIFSASNTPAATAAALEALHIIQKEPERFENLWNVTNYALKRFREEGFEIGETESPIIPLYVRDAEKTFVVTKMAYDAGVFINPVIPPACAPQDTLVRFALMATHTKEQVEKAVVILKKIFVEEGIIK from the coding sequence ATGGGACAATTACAAGAAAGATACAAGAATTATCGTGAACCACAGAAGTATATGGCTGCCGGTGTGTACCCATATTTTCGTGAGATCACAAGTAAGCAGATGACAGAAGTTACTGACATCGATGGTCACAAGATTTTGATGTTTGGTTCTAATGCTTACCAGGGCTTGACTAATGATCAGCGTGTAATAGATGCAGCTAAGGCTGCTCTCGACAAGTATGGCTCAGGCTGTGCTGGAAGCCGTTTCCTTAATGGTACTCTCGATTTGCATGTCCAACTCGAAAAAGAGTTGGCTGAGTTCATGGGTAAAGATGAGACTCTTTGCTTCTCAACAGGTTTCTCTGTAAATCAGGGTGTGTTGGCTTGCGTTGTAGGCCGTAATGACTATGTGATTTGTGATGACCGCGACCACGCATCTATCGTAGATGGTCGTCGTCTCTCATTTGCTACACAGTTGCACTACAAGCACAATGATATGGAAGACTTGGAGCGTGTGCTCTCTAAACTTCCTCAGGAGGCTATCAAGCTGATTGTTGTGGATGGTGTGTTCTCAATGGAGGGTGATTTGGCTAACTTGCCAGAAATCGTGAAGTTGAAGCATAAGTACAACTGCTCTATCATGGTAGATGAGGCTCATGGCTTGGGTGTGTTCGGTAAGCAGGGTCGTGGTGTCTGCGATCATTTCGGTCTGACAGACGAGGTGGATCTCATCATGGGTACATTCTCTAAGAGTTTGGCTTCCATCGGTGGATTTATTGCATCAGACAAGGATACAATTAATTTCCTCCGTCACAATTGTCGCACCTACATCTTCAGTGCATCTAATACTCCAGCTGCTACAGCTGCAGCTCTTGAGGCACTTCACATTATCCAGAAAGAACCTGAGCGTTTTGAGAATCTTTGGAATGTAACCAACTATGCTTTGAAACGTTTCCGTGAGGAAGGATTCGAGATTGGTGAGACTGAGAGTCCTATCATTCCTCTCTATGTTCGTGATGCAGAGAAGACATTCGTCGTAACAAAGATGGCTTATGATGCAGGTGTATTCATCAATCCTGTGATTCCTCCAGCTTGTGCTCCTCAGGATACTTTGGTTCGTTTTGCCCTGATGGCAACTCATACCAAGGAGCAGGTAGAAAAAGCTGTTGTAATCTTGAAGAAAATTTTCGTAGAAGAAGGTATTATCAAGTAA